The Candidatus Woesearchaeota archaeon region CTTTTGACTTACTACAATTCCTGCTTCCTCTAGTTTATTAATATGATGGATTACAGTTCCTCTTGTTAAATTTAATTTATAAGCTAATTCATCAGAAGATAAAGAAATATTTTTTTTTGTGGATTTTAATAATTCTATAAAAATTCTAAAACAGGATTTATTTTTATCTCTTAAATTAAATAGTCCTAAAGAATTACCAAACCATTGCAATTCATCATTTATAGTTCGCTTAGGCATAGAAGGTTTACGGATATTAATAATTGTAATTTTTTGGTTGAGAACATGCATATTATGTTGTTAGAATTTTAAATATATAAATGTTTGCCGAAAAGTTTATATAATAGTTGGACT contains the following coding sequences:
- a CDS encoding winged helix-turn-helix transcriptional regulator; the protein is MHVLNQKITIINIRKPSMPKRTINDELQWFGNSLGLFNLRDKNKSCFRIFIELLKSTKKNISLSSDELAYKLNLTRGTVIHHINKLEEAGIVVSQKNRYFLRVENLEMLINELEKDVQRTISDLRSVAKEIDGKIGL